TTTCGATTTTTCGGCGGATTTTCATACGTATGCCGTCGAGTGGGAAGCCGACTCGATTCGCTGGTACATCGATGGTGTTAGGCGATTTGTTTCGACAAAAGGCGTGCCGCAGGAATATTTTTACATCATTTTGAATACGGCGGTCGGCGGTGATTGGCCAGGCTCGCCCGACGCGACAACTGTTTTTCCACAGTACCACGACATCGACTACGTCCGCGTTTTTCAAAGAAAAAGATGAGTTATAAAAACCGAAAAGATCGCTCGGATCAGAGAGAAAATTGGAAGTGATAAAATGAGAAAATTTTGGATCGTTTTAGGGTTATTGTTCTCGATTACTATCGAAAGTGGGCTAGGTTTTTATCACACTTCCGGCAAGAATATTGTCGATACGAACGGAAATACCGTTTTCTTAAAAGGCTACGGACTCGGCGGATGGCTTGTTCCGGAAGGCTATATGCTTCATTTTCCGGGCTACGGCTCGCCAACTTCGATTAGAAACCAGATCGTCGATGTTATCGGCGAAAGTGGAGCAGACGAATTTTTTCAATTGTACCGGCAAAATTATGTCACAGAGAAAGACATCGCGCGTATCGCCGGCTGGGGATTCAATTCGATTCGCCTGCCACTTCATTATGAATTTTTTTCGCCGATAGACCAACCGGGCGTTTTTATCGAAACCGGCTTTATATTCATCGACAGTCTGCTCAATTGGTGCAAACGAAACGGAATGGTTGTTATTCTGGACATGCACTGCGCGCCCGGCGGTCAGAATTCCGGAAACATCAGCGACAGCGATGGCGAAGCCAAACTCTGGACAATTCTTGCCAACCAGACTCGTCTGATCGAAATCTGGAAAAAAATCGCAGAGCGATATGCAAATGAAGAAGATATCGTTGGATATGATTTGCTAAACGAACCGGTAATGCCGATCGGCTACTCGAATACGGATCTGAGAAATCTTTATATTAGCCTTCGAAACGCGGTTCGTGAAGTTGATAACAACCACATCCTGTTCATAGAAGGCAGTAGGTATGCGACGGATTTTACATCATTGACGCCGCGATTTGACGTCAATATGGCTTACAGTTTTCATAAATATTGGAGCGAAACGACAATTAGCACGATTCAGGCGTACCTCAATATCCGGGACAATCAGAACATTCCGCTCTGGATGGGCGAATCCGGCGAAAATTCCAATCCGTGGTTCTACGCAATGGTTCAGCAATATAATACTTTGAACCTGAGCTGGTGTTGGTGGGCTCATAAAAAATTTGAATCGACATCCAGCCCGCTTTCAGCCAAACTGCCGACGAGTTTCCAACAGTTGGTCGATTACTGGAACGGACAGGGTACAAAGCCGTCAACCGTGTTCGCGAAATCAATTTTACTGGAAATGGCGGGAAATCTTGCTATCGAAAAGTGTGCCTATCAACCCGATGTCATTGCATCTCTGACTGACGATGAATTCGGAATAAAACCCAAACCGTTCAAATCGCATACGACGCCGGGAATTATCTCAGCCGTCGATTACGATTTAGGGACGCAGAGCATCGCCTATTCCGACAATGATTATCAAAACACGGACTGGGCTAATTTCCAGCAATGGAATTCCGGCGGTTCTTACCGCAACGACGGCGTGGATATCGAGCCAAAATCCGGGAGTTACAATGAATACATCGTCGGTTGGATCAACTCCGGCGAATGGCTGATTTATACGACGAATGTGCTCTACGACGGCAACTACAAATTTGCATTCCGCGTTTCCAGTCCGAACAACGGAACGAAGTTAAAACTGCTGGTTGACAACCAGAATCTGACGGGCGATATGACCGTTCCAAACACGGGCGGATGGCAGAACTGGCAGGACATTCAAACGATTGCTTTACCGCTGACAAAAGGCGTCCATCAAATCAAAATCGAAATTGTCTCCGGCGGATTCAATTTTGCACATATTCAGATCAATCCAACCCAAAACGGCGTCTTCGAGGAAATCGACGAGGACGAGTACATTTTCATAGGGAAAAATTATCCGAATCCGTTTAACGAATCGACGATGATACCCATTTATATGGGTGCGAAAAGTCATATCGACTTGAAAGTGTATGATTTACAAGGACATTTAATCCGGACGCTTGTTAACCGAACTTGCTTACCCGGGCTTTACACCTTTAAATGGGATGGACAAGACGAGAGCGGATGCACCGTCGGCTCTGGTGTTTTTGCATATCAACTGAACATCGGAAGCAAAGAGCGATCGTGGTTAGTATCGCACCTGAAATAAATTGCAATTAAATATAAATTGTTTAGGGTGACTGAATCAGCGCATTTAACAGTGACTGTCGCCAAGTTCCTGTTTTTGTATCGAATGCGCCAAAACCAGAGCAAAATTCCCAATATGCCCAGGAAAAATCTCGTTCTTGGCAGGCGCTCACGACGTATTGGGTCCATAACGCGCGCGAGGTCATATCTGCTTTGCTATACGCGCCAAACTCACCGATAAAAATCGGACGATGATGATCATCTGCCCAGACTTTGATCTGGTCGAAATTTTCTTCGAGATTGCTCTTTTCTGTGGTTGTTGCCATCCAGGTTGTACCCAGCCATTCATTACTGCCGGTGACCCATTCCGCGCCCTGATGCGTGAAGGAAAAGGGTTCGTAATAATGAAGCGTGACGATCAGGTTGGTGTCGCTTTCCGGTATGGATAATTTGTTCAGCGCGGCGAGTCCGCCCCATTCCGCCACGCCGATAATCACCGTTCGATGCGGATTTGTTTCGCGAATTACGGCTAATGCCGAGGACAAATACTCATTCCATAGTGAAGCCGTTAACTGGTCATGCGGTTCATTGAGAATTTCGAAGACTAAATGATTGGAGGCATCTTTAAATTGCACCCCAATTTGTCGCCAAAGCGAGAGGAACCGCGCTTGGTGAACGGAAGGCGATTGGAAAATTTCGTCGTAGTGATGAATGTTGATGACAACCGCGAGATTTTTTGTGAGGGCTGTACTGACGACATGCCGAACGCGGTTCATGAAAACAGGAGAAATCGTGTAAGGACTATCCGCCGCCGCATGAGCCGACCAGCGAATTGGAATTCTCACCGCGTTGAATCCGGCTGATTTGATCGTGTCGAAGTAACTATCCTGAATCGTAACGCCCCATTCGCCTTCGTTAGGCGCTTCCAGTGCGTTTCCCAGATTGATTCCGGGAGCAAGTAGGCGATTTACCGTATAGACTGTCGTCGTGTCGTCATCATTTTTTGCTTGGGTATCCGCGTCTGTTACGCAGGTGGCGAAAAAAATCACAAGGATAAACATTGCCACTGCAAATCTGGTCATCCCTGAAACCAGCAAAATTGCCCGCCTGCCTGATGCAGTCGGGCGGGCCCAATTTTGATGCTTTTCTGCTCTCATCTTCTACCAGAAAAGGATATACAACACAGCCAAAATTCCGAAAATACCGATCGCGCCGGCGTTGAAAATCGCGTCGGTGGCAAACAACTTCCGATTGATCTGGATCGCTTTCGAATCGTCACCTTTTTTCTCGATTAATGTGATGACGACTACGATCGTGCTTAACAGTAAGAACACGATGCCCATCCGGTTAAGAAACGGCATTGATGGAATGAAATATTTAATTCCTGCTGAAAGCGGAATAGTTAACGCCGCCGCCCAGAGCGCCGAATTTGCCGTGGCTTTCTTCCAGAATAAGCCGAAAGTGAAAATGGCGAAGATGCCCGGGCTGATGAAGCCGGTAAATTCCTGAATGAATTGAAATGCCTGCTGAAGCGACGAAAGGGTTGGCGCGATCAGAACCGCGATGACCAATGCAACCACACTGGTGATTCTGCCCGTCAGAACCAAGTCGGACTCCGACGCGTTTTTGCGGATGATTTGTTTATAAATATCCATCGAGAAAATTGTCGCCGTGCTATTGACCATCGAACTGAGCGATGAGACGATGGCGGCGATCAACGCGGCGAAAGCTAATCCTTTTAGACCGGCTGGAACGAACGTGTTCAATAACCACGGATACGCCTCGTCCGGTTTTGCCAGATTCGGATTCAAGACAAACGCGACGATTCCCGGAATGACAACGATCAGTGGCGTCAAAATTTTGAGATAACCGGCGAAAATTAATCCGTGTTGCGCTTCTTTGATACTCTTGGCGGCCAATCCGCGCTGGGTGATGTATTGATTGCATCCCCAATAGAAAAAATGCGCCATCCACATACCACCCAGTAAAACGCCGAGTCCCGGCAATTCTTTATAATTCGGATTGGAAACATCCAGAATCATATCGAATTTTTCCGGAGCGTGGCTCAACAATTCGCCGAATCCTGCCAGAATGCCCTGTCCGTTTCCGACAGCGCTTAATGCGAAGAAAGTCGTGACCAATCCGCCGCCAATCAAAACGACGACTTGCAAAACGTCCGTCCATGCCACGGCTTTCAAACCGCCGTAAATGGAGTATAACGCCGAGAAAATTGCCAGCCCGATGATTCCGTAAATCAATGGAATTCCCATGATTGCCCTCATAGCCAGCGCACCGAGATACATGACCGACGTCAGATTGACGAAAATGTACAGGAGAAGCCAGAAAACTGCCAGACCAGTACGAACCCGCTTATCGAAACGAATTTCCAACAGTTGTGGCATCGTGTAAATGCCCTCTTTCAGGAAAATCGGGAGAAAATACTTGGCGACGACAATTAGCGTAATTGCCGCCGTCCATTCATACGTCGCGATGCCCAAGCCGATTACGTAACCACTGCCGGACATCCCGATAAATTGTTCCGCCGAGATATTGGCGGCGATCAGCGACGCGCCGATTGCCCACCACGGCAATTGTTTGCTTGCCAGAAAATAGTCGGCGGAGTCTTTTTTATGACCTTTCCGTTCGCGCGAAACGAATAGCCCCAGCCCGATTACCACGACGATGTAGCCAATGAATACCACCCAGTCAAATATTGAAAAATTCATATTGAATACCTCTTTTGATTATTCAGGTTCCTGTAAAAGCGTTCCGAAAACCGGAAATCCCTGCGATTTGCATCTGAGAAACCATCTAAGTCCAAACAAATCATCACCTCAGTATTTGACAAAAACCAAGCCAAGTTAAGAAAATTCAGATGATAAATCCTGCATTTTTTCCCTGTTGCGCCGATAGATTAATATGGGATATGATAAATGTTCTTCCCGATGCTTTTGAATTTAGAAGGATTGTTGTTATCAAATCAATAACGAATCGGTTATCATTTTGGGAAGGAAATTGAAATCCAAAAACTTCGGGATCCTCTGACGAATCATTTTTCAGTAAACGATACTCACAGCTGGAAAAGTCAGGCGGCTACAGAAAGGTAATGGTAGAAGTATCAGCATTATTTAAATCTGAAACGTGCATAGAATAGGTTCGCGATTTGATAAAATGCCCTTGCTATTTACTATATTTTCGTGATCTTTGTACCCCGAACAGGACTCGAACCTGTAACCACCTGCTTAGAAGGCAGATGCTCTATCCACTTGAGCTATCGGGGCAAGTGGAAAATGTCAATCAAATATGTCAAAAGCGTCCAAGTCGGGGTGCTGAGATTTGAACTCAGGGCCTCCTGCTCCCAAAGCAGGCGCGCTAACCGGACTGCGCTACACCCCGCTGACTAAATTTCAATTTCTAAATATCAAGTACCGTAGATTTGGCGAAAAAGTTGGCTTTTCAAATCCTATTTAACCAACTTAATTCATAAACAGCAGAGTTTGCAGAAAACACGAAGTCCCGATGCTTCGGGATTTGTTTTTATCTTGTTCAGTCTCGCCTCATTATTGATTTAACTATAGTTAATATAATTCTCTGCGGTCTCTGGGTGCTCTGTGGTGAATAATTCAGGTTAAAGGCGCGCTCATCCACTTGATTGATAGTTCGTCACACTGCCAAATAACCCGCAAACTTATCGACTTATCGAGACATAAGTCAAGGTTAATCATATTCTCAATTCCGAATCGGAGTTGACAAAATAGAAAATATATCGTATCTTGAATTGCTTAGAAAAATGGAGAATTTGATAGAAAGAGTGGTTGATCCCGAAGATTATGGAAAAGAAGACAGTTAAAGATTCAAACCGAGCGCTAAGCAGATACCTTGAAGAGATTGGAAAGTACAGTCCGCTCAAGCCGGATCAGGAGATTGAACTGGCTCAGAGAATCCGAAAGGGTGAGGTTGGCGCGTTGAGAGAATTGACCGAGGCGAATCTGCGATTCGTCGTCAGCGTCGCCAAAGATTATCAGGGTAAGGGATTGCCGCTGACCGACCTAATTAATGAAGGTAATCTGGGCTTGATCAAAGCCGCCAAGCGATTCGACGAGACGCGCGGATTTAAATTCATTTCCTACGCCGTTTGGTGGATTCGCCAATCCATTCTTCAGGCGTTGGCTGAAGATTCGCGCATCATTCGCCTTCCACAAAATAGAGTTGGAATGATTAGCAGAATTGCGCGAGAGGCGGAAGTTCTCGAACATCAGTACGAACGTGCGCCCATGCAGGATGAAATCGCAACGGAACTCGGATTGAATTCTATTGATGTGGAGGACGCTATAAAAATATCCAAGCGGCATCATTCGCTAGACACACCATTTCGGGAAGGCGAAGATAATACGCTCATTGATGTTTTGCACGACCATGGGCAAAAATCGCCCGACTCAGGATTGATGACAGAATCGCTCAAGCAGGAAATCCGCGACTCGCTGAATACGCTCAAAGACCGCGAGCGCGACGTGATCAAAATGTATTTCGGCATTGACAGGGAATATGCATTAACGCTTAATGAGATTGGCGAGGAATTCAATCTCACGCGGGAACGCGTGCGGCAGATTAAGGAAAATGCCATTCGTCGCCTTCGCCACAAATCCAGAAGCACCGAATTGAAATCTTTTTTAGGTTAAAATG
This window of the Candidatus Marinimicrobia bacterium CG08_land_8_20_14_0_20_45_22 genome carries:
- a CDS encoding glycoside hydrolase family 5, whose amino-acid sequence is MRKFWIVLGLLFSITIESGLGFYHTSGKNIVDTNGNTVFLKGYGLGGWLVPEGYMLHFPGYGSPTSIRNQIVDVIGESGADEFFQLYRQNYVTEKDIARIAGWGFNSIRLPLHYEFFSPIDQPGVFIETGFIFIDSLLNWCKRNGMVVILDMHCAPGGQNSGNISDSDGEAKLWTILANQTRLIEIWKKIAERYANEEDIVGYDLLNEPVMPIGYSNTDLRNLYISLRNAVREVDNNHILFIEGSRYATDFTSLTPRFDVNMAYSFHKYWSETTISTIQAYLNIRDNQNIPLWMGESGENSNPWFYAMVQQYNTLNLSWCWWAHKKFESTSSPLSAKLPTSFQQLVDYWNGQGTKPSTVFAKSILLEMAGNLAIEKCAYQPDVIASLTDDEFGIKPKPFKSHTTPGIISAVDYDLGTQSIAYSDNDYQNTDWANFQQWNSGGSYRNDGVDIEPKSGSYNEYIVGWINSGEWLIYTTNVLYDGNYKFAFRVSSPNNGTKLKLLVDNQNLTGDMTVPNTGGWQNWQDIQTIALPLTKGVHQIKIEIVSGGFNFAHIQINPTQNGVFEEIDEDEYIFIGKNYPNPFNESTMIPIYMGAKSHIDLKVYDLQGHLIRTLVNRTCLPGLYTFKWDGQDESGCTVGSGVFAYQLNIGSKERSWLVSHLK
- a CDS encoding endoglucanase translates to MFILVIFFATCVTDADTQAKNDDDTTTVYTVNRLLAPGINLGNALEAPNEGEWGVTIQDSYFDTIKSAGFNAVRIPIRWSAHAAADSPYTISPVFMNRVRHVVSTALTKNLAVVINIHHYDEIFQSPSVHQARFLSLWRQIGVQFKDASNHLVFEILNEPHDQLTASLWNEYLSSALAVIRETNPHRTVIIGVAEWGGLAALNKLSIPESDTNLIVTLHYYEPFSFTHQGAEWVTGSNEWLGTTWMATTTEKSNLEENFDQIKVWADDHHRPIFIGEFGAYSKADMTSRALWTQYVVSACQERDFSWAYWEFCSGFGAFDTKTGTWRQSLLNALIQSP
- a CDS encoding sodium/glucose cotransporter, translated to MNFSIFDWVVFIGYIVVVIGLGLFVSRERKGHKKDSADYFLASKQLPWWAIGASLIAANISAEQFIGMSGSGYVIGLGIATYEWTAAITLIVVAKYFLPIFLKEGIYTMPQLLEIRFDKRVRTGLAVFWLLLYIFVNLTSVMYLGALAMRAIMGIPLIYGIIGLAIFSALYSIYGGLKAVAWTDVLQVVVLIGGGLVTTFFALSAVGNGQGILAGFGELLSHAPEKFDMILDVSNPNYKELPGLGVLLGGMWMAHFFYWGCNQYITQRGLAAKSIKEAQHGLIFAGYLKILTPLIVVIPGIVAFVLNPNLAKPDEAYPWLLNTFVPAGLKGLAFAALIAAIVSSLSSMVNSTATIFSMDIYKQIIRKNASESDLVLTGRITSVVALVIAVLIAPTLSSLQQAFQFIQEFTGFISPGIFAIFTFGLFWKKATANSALWAAALTIPLSAGIKYFIPSMPFLNRMGIVFLLLSTIVVVITLIEKKGDDSKAIQINRKLFATDAIFNAGAIGIFGILAVLYILFW
- a CDS encoding RNA polymerase subunit sigma; translated protein: MEKKTVKDSNRALSRYLEEIGKYSPLKPDQEIELAQRIRKGEVGALRELTEANLRFVVSVAKDYQGKGLPLTDLINEGNLGLIKAAKRFDETRGFKFISYAVWWIRQSILQALAEDSRIIRLPQNRVGMISRIAREAEVLEHQYERAPMQDEIATELGLNSIDVEDAIKISKRHHSLDTPFREGEDNTLIDVLHDHGQKSPDSGLMTESLKQEIRDSLNTLKDRERDVIKMYFGIDREYALTLNEIGEEFNLTRERVRQIKENAIRRLRHKSRSTELKSFLG